CAGCCTCTCCTCTGAGCACACCGGGCAACGAATAGCTTGGTCCGACAAGCACAGCGCCACCAGCGACAGGGCGCTGAACACCCACAGGCTCCTGCAGGATGGAGCTACATCACCTCCACGCACCATGGCAGCCCGGCACCTGCACTCAGTCCTTCTCCCTGGTGTATGGTCCCCTTagcctctctgctctctctgaaTGTCGTGCAGCTTTTGATCACTTTATACTTCAACAGCCGATTTGAGACACGCAAGGGAGGATTGAGAAGAGCGCTTTGTCCAGGATGGTCTTTGATATTTTCAGCTGGTTAGTGTTTCAATTGCAGGGACACAATGCCTCTGCTGTACTGCCTCTCCGTTCCTCTGATTCAATTTCACAGCGCAGAAACTGGAGCCTGCTCTTGATCTGCTCGACTGGCGCATGTGCTGGTGATAAGAGCTAGGTTTGGTAATTTTGGAATGATCAGTTGCAGGAAGGATATCCACCAGTGTGCTCAGGTGAGGCTTGCTCTGTCTTCGAGTCCAGAGGCTCGCCCACCCTCTGCTCAAACACCCAAAAAAATCTGGTCTACAAGTGTCCAAATGCAAAGCAGGTCATCAAAAGGCAGTGTTTTAAGTAacagctgcagcttcctcctcttgctTGTGTGCAGTGCAAAGGACTCGCTCCTGAGAATGGCTCAACACGAGAGGCTCTCCTTGGACTTTATACTGGTCCATGGTCACGCCTCTTTCTACAgtgagagagaagctgaaaGGCACAGCGGAGGAAAGCCAGGCTAAagctttctccctctgtctccctctttctctctctatctctctctcctactcagacacacactctccctcacTTGTCCTCTCTCAATCCTGAGTGCACCTAGAGAAGAAACAGCTGATttaccctctcacacacagaatacatttatttttctccccCACCCAGCCATTATTATTCTCTTCAGTCGCGTTCAACTTATTTCATGTGAGGGGCGCTCAGACCTATTGATTTGCATGTTTGGAGATTACTTGATGAAGCATTCTGGTccacaaaaagtaaaaaaaaacaaaaacacagtgcTGTTCCATTTTAATTAACCCCAAATGCCCAGCACACATGTATGTGCCTCAGGGCTGAAACGTGgttcaaacaacaaaacaagctCATGCCTGCTCCCTCAACAGGgtctcattgtgtgtttgtgtgcgtgtgactgggtgtgtttgcatgtatgCGTGTGCGTCCAGAGTCCAGTTCCCCTCAGCCCCCCggcccacccccacccacaaTTATGTTTGCCCCCagatctctctttctctttttcctctctcgcTACTAAAAGGCAAACGGACAgtctaaacccccccccccctccctccccactgCCGCCCTGCCCCCAAAGGTCCTACAAAAAACTTCCCACCGGTGGAATCAAAAGGATACATTTTAACAacgctgcagagctgagatagtttacatgtgtgtttctgatcgTGAAAGAGTGAATCAGGGTGTTGCTTTGTTCTGGTTTGCTGCGTGTGCAGATAGTCCCTCCACTCAGCCTGGAAGGTTTTGAATCATGGCTTTTATTGGTCAacatccctttttttttcccctgtgttCCTTTGCCTCCATTTTGCCATGGAAACCCAGCATGTATTGTAATGCCTTTGTGAGTGGGTTTcctttttgcttttttcttcAGGCTGGTGGCTGGTTGCCATAGGCGGGCCATGGGCAGCAGCCAGGCCTTACAAGGCTGTGCACCACTCAGGTGGGTGCTACAGTGAGTGTTGTTAGTTACATAGAGCTCAGATTCCTCACCCGTCCCTGCACgctaaataatgataaatatgtACGTTAGTGGCTGTGGTCGAATATCTTCACTATCTTTTCTTCACCCAAGCTCCTCTATTCGGTCCAGTAAACAAAAGTAAACCAGAACTTATTTTATTCACTCACAATTCGCAACAATTAAAACTGGTCTATTTCAAGTCAATagaaggagctggagctgggtCTGAAAAGCTCTTAAGAGCGAGCATCCAACACTCATTAGTTAGGTATGCTGATGTTTGTTAATTTGGCAGCATGCTCAGGTACATTATTTCATTAAACAATATATTTGAGAGATGCTTTTGTccaaagaaaattaaaataagaaaactcACATGAAAAAGAGCACAACTTCCTCagttatacattttaaagtgattttttttttttcaaagaactGGACTACAACTGTGTCTGGTTTTTCAATTGTGTGCAGTTGTTTTATTGATTGggagataaaagaaaagttgaaatGAAAACTAGCTTTTTATTTTGGCCACAAGATGGAGTAATAGCTCCTTAAATGGAAACAAGCAAGCAGCCATGTGACCCGCCTGAACTGATCTGGAACCATCACTACCATTATCAGTTCTTTGTTTCACTcataaatgtaatataataatattagtGCTCTAGACTTCATGTGtttaataaatgtgtatttacataattaACATGAAAATGATTAGGACTTACCCAAAGGACTGGTGTTGCTGCTCTGCTGTATGAACATGCTTTGTGCTTTTGTTGCTCCTCCTTCAAAATGGGTTCCTGTTCCTTTAAGGGATCTCTCCAGTGACCTTGCATTTATTCCATATTCAGATAAAGTCTGGTGGCGGAGATTGGAATCTCCTACTGTGAGAGCGGTTCTCCTCCAGGTGCTGAGCAAAAAGTGGGTAAGATCACTTTATCATTACTGACGCTCGAAATTCCAACaaaaagtaaaaccaaaaagTACTTTGCAATGTAGACATCTGCATCTCACATTTGTATTAACTATGTGAGAAAGTTTCTTATCGTAATTTTTTGTCATCATTGAATGTAATTTAAGTTAGAGCTCTCTTAATGCTGAAAACATCTCTGAGTAACTATACagttttaaatctttattatAGGGCACTAGAAGTGTAGAGTGCTCATACACGGGTCAAATTTGATCAGATCTTTAGGAACTGATACTGGGCTTCTAAACTTAGATTTATAAATGCACTGCTGtatattttattcctttttatcatattttcaAGCTACCTTCAAGTACTGGAGTCTCACTGCCTGTTGGCGTGGAAAGCTCTTTTACACTTGCTCCTATGTGACAGCTCTGACAGGAAATACATGTGCAGCGAACTTCATGTCTTTCTCATAAGGCTAAATGTAGTTACATGGCCGAGCAATCAACCATGGGCTGTAacccactttctttttttctcttaacTACTCTTTCTGCCGTCCAACCAACAAGAAAAGTGCAATACAAGTGTTTTTTCATATTCTTTGTGGAAATAGTAAGGGGGCTTTTAGAAGTGAGACGAAAATTAGAAAAGTTATATAATTctaattgtgtaaaaaaaaaagtctcattATGAATGTATTtaggaaaaacatattttaatctgTTAAATTGCATCATGACAGAATTTGTAAAAAGTCCCTTTAAAAGGAATCTGGTGTGAATTTTGAGTTTTTGTGTTCCAAACTACTTCTCATTTatcaaatattataatataatattgtgATTCCTCTCCACAGAAGATTTTTCTTCATAatgaacacagacaaacatcctGAATTTGCCTCCCAAGAGGGAGACAGGATGGGTGAGTATCTGATTCTGTGTCCTTAGTATGAAAGTGATGATGTTCAGGCTGCACACATTTCTCCACAACTGCCACCATCCTGCCTGAGCACACAGGGGAGTACTGAAAGTAGTGTGTGTTGAAAGCTGAAGGAGTATGTGTGGAGGAACTTGAAACAGCAAGGTGAAGAAGAGTTCCAACACAATGAAttgaattcattcattcaaataaTTGGAATGTTCCATTATTCCAAGAAAACCTTAGTGCCTTGGGTTGAACTTCCCTTAATGACacaaaaagtaacagtcagtatttacacacacacaatgtgtcacttttcagacttttgCAGTGATGCTGCAGATATGAGgtcacaggaagaggaagaggagaaggaggacagCTGTTACAGTGAAAATGGGATACAGTCCGCGGAAGATGGAATGGATCTGTGtaggtttacacacacacacacacacacatacacttgtaATTAGAATTTTTGtcgtctttttttattttagccatTGTGACTAAAGCCTTAATTAGGTAGTTTTGATAAAGGAGCTAAAATAAATCCAATTCTAACTTATTGTGGTCACCGTGCATTTCTGTTTATCTGATGGGTTTTTAAAGGTTTCATAAGCCAAGTGTGGGGGAGGAGggtgttatttttttactttaataggAAAATAAATTGACCTGATGCCAGTGGTAATTCTTATCCAACAGGGATTGAAAATACCAAAATATCGATTGAATAAGGCTGACAAATGATGGACAAGAGCTTGAAGTATATCATCCAtctcatctgagagaaaaaaagataatGTTGGTGTTAGGCGCTCTATTTCCACTGAGGTTTGCTTTTTCTTTCACCTGCACTGGTGGTCGTCATGATATTTGATTTAATGCAAACTGATTTGCATTAAACCAGTAAACCAGTAACTACTGGTTACTGAGAAACCAGTAAACCAGGTTTCTCAGTATTTGGTGTCATCTGCTTTCCTCACTTTTTGACTGGAGAGCTGTAGCATGGGAGCCAGCTCAGCCGAGGTCTGGGTTTATCACTGTGTTATTATATAAAACTTATATCTAGattatatcatatcattctAACGTATAATGTTCTATATAATTTCTTCATAGACTCTGCAGTGTAGCCCCTCATCAAGCAGGGagatttttacatttctaaGTGTGACCACCTTGTTTTAAACAACATGAGAGTGAAAATTATTTCAGCCCAACTGGCCTTTGTCAAGTTAAAAAAAGTGTCACAGACAGCTTTATGATTTATTTGCGACTGCTACCCCTGTGCCTTACTCGGTGCACTTCCTAAAGCCCGCTCTGCATCTGATGCGCAGCCTGCGGTTCACTGCTCTGAGGCTCTGGACTCTATATTGGGCCTCTCGGCGCTCTAAGAGTACAAAGTTTCCATAGCACCTCTTTGCGCCTTCCACAATACAGGGCGCTGCTCTTCAGCCCATCACCAGTCACCGCCACGACCACAGTGTGGTTTCTGGATGGAACTCAGCTCACTGGGGGTTGGTTGACACTTCGTAGCAAGTGGTTAGGTTAGAGGTCCTGCAAACTAGGCTTTCAGGACCCTGCATGTCAGCATGTCATGTGATGCTGAGAGGTATGCATACAGCTGGGCAGAACCTGGATGGTGTGGCGTTCTGACCTGCAGTTGTTTGTAGCTGAGGAAAAGGTCAAGGAAAAGAACAGGAATCTCCTTGCAAGCTATTCAAATGACAGCACATTGGTGCTCTGCAGAGATATAACACTGTGTTGGATGTTTTTCAGCCACTGTAATAGAGGCTTTAAACAATCAATCTGAAATCTCTTTTGAAGGGCGGGCTGTGTATCTCCTGCCTTGGTTGtagttttctgtgtttcagaGGAAATGCCTTCCCCTTATCTCATGCAGCTTCTAAATCTCTCGGTGACACTATGCATTGGCCCAAATTAAACTACCCACATTTATGAGATATGCTCGCACTAATGTCGTCCTGTCAGTTATAAATACACATGAAGAAGTGAAGACCTCACTCTCTGCCTGGATTCTCATCAACCTTATTCAGCCCCTAATTTAAAAGTGAACATTTAATTTTCATAGCCCAATATCACAAATTTACTTGAAAACACTTAACTATCTGTACAGTATTAGgaatagatttaaaaaataatgataatcagGAAAATTGTTAAACTGTTGTACAGTGTAGGTATTATACATTACAACATGTGTCATGTCCCTGTAAATCTGGGATTTTTAATAACAATGTTCCAgttatttaatatgtttaaagATCCACTGCTTCTTTATGTTCTTTGCTTCTCCTTTGCTTCCTCTGTAGGTGCGATAAAAACGGAGGCAGAGGAAATGGAAGATAACGAGCAGTACCTCAAGGCTGAAAAAGAACGAGAGATTGTACCAAAAGAGGAAGCCGAGGGGGCCAGTGAGGACGGCATGGAGGAAGGACTCGACGAGGAAAGGACAGAGGACGACAAtgatgaggagagggagggggacgGGGATGAAGAGGGTGATGCCCTGAATGAGCCGCAGGACCTGTCGCTGGTGGACTTCTCGCGCTACGACAGCGCCGCCCTGCAAGACGCCCACGCAGCAGAAGAGTCTGCAGAGGGGCCCCGCAGCCAGGCGACAGGCAAGCTCAACTGTGACATCTGTGGCCTGTCCTGCGTCAGCATCAACGTGCTGCTGGTGCACAAGCGCAGCCACACGGGTAAGCACAGGAACACAGCCCCACCATCTGACCTAAAATACAACTGTTGTGCAATGATCACACTGTTGATTGGGAGATTGTGGCTTGTATCGACAGGGACAAAATGTTTGATTGAGTAACTATGATGAAGAACACGCAAGTCTGCATCCAACATGACGCACATGTCATTACCGGAGCAGCAGCTAGAGGTTTTGAAATGTCCTCTGTTATTGTTCAcatataaaagcacatgcaaTAAATACTTGTATGACAGCAACAGTATGAAACATAATGTGCACTGTGTTCAGAGTAAAGTTGTAGAATGTAAAACTCATGAGgccatgttttttaaactgCACAATATTCTTGGTATGTGTGTGGTTTCAGTCGTGACAACATTGTTTCTAGGTTTCTGACTTTCAAAGTGGATGTTGCCTTGTTCCCTATTCAAAGATGGTGAAGGATTCTGTTTTTTGCAATTCATTGTCACACTGGAAACATATTTGTGATGAAAGTTTAGCTTTAAAAGACATGTTAATTtacaaacatacagtatatagaaaatataattgtacatatatatatatataagccaTCAGAAAATGCGACCACCTCATCAGTGTGTTGTTCAGCAATAATCCACTGCTACACAAATCTGCAAGCACAGGCTGTTTGCAATtctcaaaatgtgttaaaaagtTAATCTCATGTTCtaatgtgaaatgtgaagggttgttttcatgctgtgtttttttcttctcccttcAGGCGAGAGACCATTCCACTGCACCCAGTGCGGGGCCTCCTTCACCCAGAAGGGAAACCTGCTTCGCCACATCAAGCTGCACTCGGGGGAGAAGCCTTTCAAATGCCCCATGTGCAGCTACGCCTGCCGCCGACGCGACGCTCTGAGCGGGCACCTGCGCACCCATTCTGGTACCAGCCCGCCACACGCACGCTCATCCACTCATGTGAAGCTGATATGCAATTTTACTGTATGCACCTGTTTACAGACTCACATTGgttagtttctctctgttttcgaGTCTGAACACACGAGGCCTGCTGAGCTGGCATGGCTTTTCCAGTAACATCCTGCCGTGCACTCTCACACTGTTGCACACATCACATATGACATCTTACTCATTCAGTTTCAGTTCACGTGTTATACCTGCAGACATGCCGCACGGTCTCTAGTAATGTACATCATCAGTTTTGTATGAAACCCAGTACTTAAGGAAATAATACTCTGTGTACCACTTAGATGTTTTCATGTCTTAGTGATTAACTGAAACCCCTGCTTGCAGTGGAAAAGCCCTTTAAGTGCAACCACTGCAGTCGCAGCTACAAGCAGCGCAGCTCTCTTgaagaacacagagagaggtgCCATGTGTACATCCAGAGCAAAGGCCCGGCGGAGAGAGGTGAGTAGCCATCGCACACAGAAACATCTTCACAACTCCAACATGTGCAGGTTCACactgttcacacatgcacacgtgtaTTCAGACCAACGCACGGTGGTCACACATGTGAATATGCAACAGGCGCACAGTTAAAGATGTTATTGCTAACAGTTCCTGTTTTTATAGCCTCATTAAATGAATGAGTTTATGGCGGTTACCCCATCATTACAGCTAAATAGGATACGGCTGCTGTGGTGTGGAGTCAGAGTGCTGTGAAGCCCACTTTACATGTCTGTGGCAACCAAGGGGAAGCTAAACATGTACGGCTTCATACCAGCCaccaaacacacgtacacacaaaacTCCCCCCTCCATGTGTAACTTCCCCAGAGACACGTCTTCACATATCGGCAGGACATTGGCACAGTTGCGTGACACCATCGGTGCTCTGCTTCTGTGGTCAACAAATGTCGAAAGATTATTTCTGATAGTGCGGCAGTGGTGAGGTAGTACATCCTCATCCTGTGGTCCCTCTCCTGCACCGGTGACGTAAAACAGCACCAGGGATCTGATCTTAAACTATTATCTGGGTCTGCCCGGTGACTCTGCTTTGAAAGGTGAACAGTTGCTGCTCCTTCGTCACCCGTGATACTGTTTTACTGAGAAGAgctcttcttctttccttcttgcACCGACTCATCCCCTCTTTCGTCGTCCAGCAGAGGACAGCCACACATCCAGGAATCAGATGGGCACTGAGCGGGCTCTGCTGCTCGACAGGCTCGCCAGCAACGTAGCCAAACGAAAGAGTTCGATGCCACAGAAGTTCACCGGTAAGAGCAGCTCAAGTCACAACACATCATTTTTATAGTCTGACAGTATTACTTTAGATTTAAACAGAATATTATGAAAGCCTTCATTTGTAGTCGAATTTATAGGTTGACTTAACTGCTAATGATTATGGACATCTATATTTCAAGATTCAAAGAGTTGCTGAAGCTATAATATGCAACTGTCCTTTGGAATTATATGTGACATTTGTGCTTTTTGCTCGCATTTATGCTTAACAAGGCATAATTCATGTTTTGCAGATTATTTCAAGTTGTCTGTCTGAgctacttgtttgtttgtgtctgctgGCTTTCATCTCTTGTCAAACAGGAATTGAGGGCAGAGCAGTTGCCTCATACCTGCACACATCACAGAATGGTCTCCACTGCCCTCAATTCTCTACCAGATTTGTGTCATAGGTGGGTATTTGTAAACATGCATGGTTAAATGAATGGATACACGAGAAAAGAGACACTCATACTGGAAACCTCCTTTTTATCACTTTGTAAGTTTTGATTGCAGCTAGGATAATAAAAATAGATCAGTTTCAGTAAATGGCTGACATGGCACAGTGATTTCCCAAACTTTACAGTTggtcacacacagcagcacaatgcTTTTCAATAGGTGGCTTTCACCTTTTTAGTTAAGCCCAACTGACACAATCAAGCCCCGAGCTAGGTGCAAACGAGGGCGTATGTGCAAaaccctcctgctcctctccatcAGGTTGACAAATGAAGTGAGATCTTTCAATATGACAACCACAGGGAGTGAGAGAAGTCATTTCTGCaaccgcagagagagagagagagattgagagagagagagaataggcATGAGGCGAGAAACGTGAGcaggtgcctctctgtctgttcaTCTGCGTCGTCTGCTTCCTTTCAGCCTTCTGTCGTCCTCCAACTTCTGCTGCTGGCCCAGGATGCTCTTTTGTCCTGTGGACCTGGTGCGTTTCACTTCATGGTGTAGGTTTTCCCTTCTGTTGCCTGGGTGCACATTTTCTCATTGACCCTTTAGAGTCCCTTTAAGGTTTCTTTTCGACTTTTTCTAACTTCTGCATGCTGCATGCTGCCTGTGCTATTCCTCTGCTGTGTGACATACACGGTGTGTAGTATGTGAAAGCCTTTCTTGTTGAGTCTTTGTTCTCGTGTTACTGGTGTAGGCGACAATGGTGTCTGCCTGGACCTGAGCTTTAACAGGGAGCTGGTCCACCAAACTGATGTCAAGGACCCCCCGGGAGGATCTCCGGGGCCCGACGGCCAACATCAGCAACAGCCAGTCCTCACAGGCCCAGACGGCGAGGCGGCTCCCTCCCACAGGCCCTACCCCATCCCGTTAGCCCGCAATGACATCAACCATCTGGGCCTCACCAACGGCCACAAGATGGGCATGTCCCTCCTGGGCCTCCATCACAACGCCCAGCCGCCCCTTTGCATGGACTCATACCACAATGACAGCTCCCAAATGTCCCAGCCCGTCATGTACAGTCTAGGACACCTGCTGGGGGGGCTGAACCGCCAGAACGGCGTCCCTCACCCACACGCCCAGTCCATCCCCTTGTCACCACTGGAGGCTTTGCGAGTGGCCCGGGCTGAGGGGGAGGCAGGGACGGGGGCAGCTTACCCCTGCAGCCACTGCAGGGTGATTTTCCTGGACTACGTCATGTTCACCATCCATATGGGATGCCACGGCTTCCGCGACCCGCTTGAGTGCAATGTGTGTGGCCACCGCAGCCAGGACCGGTACGAGTTCTCCTCACACATAGTCCGTGGCGAGCACCGCTTAGAATTGAAGTAACTCtcattcacactgatgttcaTGCTTGCACaggcacagacatgcacacaagcTTAGACACAGATTTACTCATATCAGTAGCTGGTTGttttacatataaaaaaaagcataaagAAGCAACtgtctttaatgtgtgtgtgtgtgtgtggtgtgtgtgtctgtgtgtctgtgtgtgtgtttgtctgtgtgtctgtgtgtctgtgcgtgcgtgtgcgtgtctgtgaaATCTTAAGAGAAACGTTATGGGAGTATGACTACTGTTAGAGTGACCTTAGTCTCCTTGTAGTCATAAAAATATGacctgtaaaatgtttatgcaGTAGTTATTCTACCTCCTTTTCATacatattttcttaattatccCTACGGACGCCGCTGTTTATATAACATAATACGTCACATTCATCTAAAAGTAGcacaaataaatgcatttcTTGTGTATCTGCTGTTGGTTTTCCTGTTATCTCTGTAAAGGTGTACAAATAAAAGAGAGCCTCTTCAGCTCTTCGTCACACGCAGAAGTGTCAATTCAAGactgcagagggaaaaaaatcctATTATCTAGAAGGTCACATGTCTCCTTTCAGGCTGTGGTTTTGAGAGAAGTGCAGTTCACGGCTTCAAAAGACACCTCGCTCTGCACCATGTGTTGCTTTCTCACTCCTGAATATTTGCCTCTTTTAGCACTGCTTGTCAGAAATGGCTCACAGTTTTGCAGAGACATTTTT
The sequence above is a segment of the Limanda limanda chromosome 2, fLimLim1.1, whole genome shotgun sequence genome. Coding sequences within it:
- the LOC133026761 gene encoding zinc finger protein Aiolos-like isoform X2, with translation MNTDKHPEFASQEGDRMDFCSDAADMRSQEEEEEKEDSCYSENGIQSAEDGMDLCAIKTEAEEMEDNEQYLKAEKEREIVPKEEAEGASEDGMEEGLDEERTEDDNDEEREGDGDEEGDALNEPQDLSLVDFSRYDSAALQDAHAAEESAEGPRSQATGKLNCDICGLSCVSINVLLVHKRSHTGERPFHCTQCGASFTQKGNLLRHIKLHSGEKPFKCPMCSYACRRRDALSGHLRTHSVEKPFKCNHCSRSYKQRSSLEEHRERCHVYIQSKGPAEREDSHTSRNQMGTERALLLDRLASNVAKRKSSMPQKFTGDNGVCLDLSFNRELVHQTDVKDPPGGSPGPDGQHQQQPVLTGPDGEAAPSHRPYPIPLARNDINHLGLTNGHKMGMSLLGLHHNAQPPLCMDSYHNDSSQMSQPVMYSLGHLLGGLNRQNGVPHPHAQSIPLSPLEALRVARAEGEAGTGAAYPCSHCRVIFLDYVMFTIHMGCHGFRDPLECNVCGHRSQDRYEFSSHIVRGEHRLELK
- the LOC133026761 gene encoding zinc finger protein Aiolos-like isoform X1 — encoded protein: MNTDKHPEFASQEGDRMDFCSDAADMRSQEEEEEKEDSCYSENGIQSAEDGMDLCAIKTEAEEMEDNEQYLKAEKEREIVPKEEAEGASEDGMEEGLDEERTEDDNDEEREGDGDEEGDALNEPQDLSLVDFSRYDSAALQDAHAAEESAEGPRSQATGKLNCDICGLSCVSINVLLVHKRSHTGERPFHCTQCGASFTQKGNLLRHIKLHSGEKPFKCPMCSYACRRRDALSGHLRTHSVEKPFKCNHCSRSYKQRSSLEEHRERCHVYIQSKGPAERAEDSHTSRNQMGTERALLLDRLASNVAKRKSSMPQKFTGDNGVCLDLSFNRELVHQTDVKDPPGGSPGPDGQHQQQPVLTGPDGEAAPSHRPYPIPLARNDINHLGLTNGHKMGMSLLGLHHNAQPPLCMDSYHNDSSQMSQPVMYSLGHLLGGLNRQNGVPHPHAQSIPLSPLEALRVARAEGEAGTGAAYPCSHCRVIFLDYVMFTIHMGCHGFRDPLECNVCGHRSQDRYEFSSHIVRGEHRLELK
- the LOC133026761 gene encoding zinc finger protein Aiolos-like isoform X3 codes for the protein MRSQEEEEEKEDSCYSENGIQSAEDGMDLCAIKTEAEEMEDNEQYLKAEKEREIVPKEEAEGASEDGMEEGLDEERTEDDNDEEREGDGDEEGDALNEPQDLSLVDFSRYDSAALQDAHAAEESAEGPRSQATGKLNCDICGLSCVSINVLLVHKRSHTGERPFHCTQCGASFTQKGNLLRHIKLHSGEKPFKCPMCSYACRRRDALSGHLRTHSVEKPFKCNHCSRSYKQRSSLEEHRERCHVYIQSKGPAERAEDSHTSRNQMGTERALLLDRLASNVAKRKSSMPQKFTGDNGVCLDLSFNRELVHQTDVKDPPGGSPGPDGQHQQQPVLTGPDGEAAPSHRPYPIPLARNDINHLGLTNGHKMGMSLLGLHHNAQPPLCMDSYHNDSSQMSQPVMYSLGHLLGGLNRQNGVPHPHAQSIPLSPLEALRVARAEGEAGTGAAYPCSHCRVIFLDYVMFTIHMGCHGFRDPLECNVCGHRSQDRYEFSSHIVRGEHRLELK